The nucleotide window GGGCGCTGGCCGCAGCCGACCTGGTAATTGGCCGGGCAGGGGCCTCATTTTTAGCGGAAATATTGGCCCGGGGCGTACCGGCGATTTTAATACCCTATCCCCATGCCGCCGCCAATCATCAGGAATACAACGCCCGGGCCGTTGCCAGAAAGGGAGCGGCCGTTCTCATTCTGGACAGGGAACTTAAAGGCGGACGACTGCGAGATGTCGTTCAAAAGCTCCTGGGTGACCGCGACAGCCTGCAGAAGATGGCGGCGGCGGCCCGAAGACTGGGTCGACCCGACGCCCTAGACGCTATATTAGGGGTGATTGCGGCTGAACTGGATAAAGGACAAGCCCCGCCCGGCGGGCGGCGTTAGCATCGGCAGAACTGTTCCAGGAACCCTGCGTGGAAGCGGTGCATATGATGCTGATGTAGCTGCCGGGCGGGAGGATTTAACGGGGAAGGAGATGAAAGTCTTGATAGTGAGGGGGTGGACCCACTTTGTAGGCATCGCCGGGGTGGGCATGAGCGGCTTGGCCCAGCTGCTGCTAAACCAGGGCTACCGGGTCTCGGGTTCGGACCCCAAGGAAAATCATTTCACCAAACAGCTTGAAGCTCAAGGGGCGGTAATTTACCACGACCATGAGGAAGGGAATATTAAACCGGGGGTTACGGAAGTAGTGGTATCATCGGCCGTACCTCCCCATAACCCGGAAGTTACAGCCGCGCGGAAACTGGGGCTGCCCGTAATTAAGCGCGGAGAACTTTTGGCGCGGCTGTTCAACGAAAGACAGGGCATTGCCGTTGCCGGGGCCCACGGTAAAACGACGACTTCGGCCATGACGGCCCTGATCCTTAAGGAAGCGGGACTGGACCCGGCGGCGGTGATCGGCGCCTACATCCGTGAATTTAACGGCAATGCCCTGACGGGACGTGGCCCTTATTTTGTGGCCGAAGCCGACGAAAGCGACGGGTCTTTTTTATGGTTAAAGCCGGAGATCGCCGTAGTCACCAACATCGAGGGCGATCATCTGGACCACTACGGCACCCTTGAGCGCATCGTGGAGGCCTTTGCCGCCTTTTTAGACCGAGTACGGCCGAATGGGAAGGCCGTTATCTGCAGCGACGATAGGCGGGCGGCAGTACTGGCCGCAGGACGGCGTGGAGTTATAACTTACGGTTTCAACCCGGAGGCCGACTTCCGGGCCGGGCAGGTAACCTTGCAGGGGCTGGAAAGCCGTGCCCTCGTATATTACCGCGACGAACCTCTGGGGGAACTCCACCTTAAAGTACCGGGGCGGCATAATGTTTTAAACGCCCTGGGCGCCGTGGCGGCAGCCCACTGTTTGCAAGTGCCCTTTGACGTCGCCGCCCGGGCCCTGGCAGCCTTTCGCGGCGCCGGCCGCCGTTTCGAGATTCTTTGGGATGATGGGTACATCCGGGTAGTTGACGACTATGCCCATCATCCCACGGAGGTGGAAGCCACACTGGCGGCGGCCGCCCAAATGGGCGCGACGCGGGTTATAGCCGTCTTCCAGCCCCATCGCTATACGCGCACCTATCACCTCTATCGGGAATTTGGGCGCGCTTTTTCCCGGGCCGATGTGGTCGTCATCAATGATATATATGCGGCCGGGGAGCTGCCTTTAGACGGGGTAAGTTCTCGCCTTATCGTAGACGCAATTAGAGGCAACGGCCATCCCGAGGTGTATTATCTTCCCACCCTGGAAGAAACTCTGGTCTTTTTAAAAAAGACATGTACCTCCGGCGATTTGATATTAACTATGGGAGCCGGCGACGTCTGGCAGGTAGGCGTTCGGCTGGCGGACTTCCTGGCCAGGAAAGAGGACTTTAACGGGGTGGGCGTGCGCCGATGCATCTAGCGGCCCTGGCAAAAGAGCTGCAGCGGGGCTTAAAGGAACAGGTGCGCATCAATGAACCCTTGGCCCGCTACACAACATGGCGTATAGGGGGGCCTGCCGATTTGTTTGTCAGGCCGGCGAGGGACGAAGAATTCGACTTTTGTCTGGACTTCGCCCGGCAAAAAGGGCTACCCCTGCACATCATGGGCAACGGCTCCAACCTTTTGGTGCGGGACGGCGGCGTCCGCGGCCTGGTGCTTCAGACCGGGGCCTGGCGCCGGGTCATGGTCCAGGATCGGTATATAAAGGCCTGCGCTGGCGCCATGCTGCCTCCTCTTTTGGCCCTGGCCGTACGGCAGGGCTTAAGCGGGCTGGAATTTGCCGCCGGTATCCCCGCCACTGTAGGCGGAGCGCTGGTCATGAATGCCGGCACGCCGGAAGGTTCCATAGGGGACGTTGTCCGCGAAGTTGAGGTGATTACCGCCACCGGCCGCCGCTGCCTGAAACGTGAGGAGATCACCTTCGGTTATCGTTCCTGCTCCCTGCGCGGAGCGGGTGTAGTGCTGACCGTTCATTTGGCCCTGGCCCCCGCCGATCCCCCCCTCATTAAAGAACGGGTCCGGGCCAATATTGCCCGCCGGCGCGCCCGGCAGCCCCTGGAATGGCCCAACGCCGGGAGTGTTTTTAAAAACCCTCCCGGGCTTTATGCCGGCCGGCTCATTGAGCTCGTGGGAGCCAAGGGATGGCAGGTAGGAGACGCCCAGGTTTCATCCAAACACGCCAATTTTATCGTCAACCTGGGGCGGGCGACGGCGGCGGACGTCCTGGAACTCATCGCTAGGGTTCAGGAAGCGGTAGCCCGCAACTTTGGTATTAACCTGGAGATGGAAATAGAAGTCTGGGGTGAAGGCCTGTAGACAGAGGAGGGGAAGGCCGTGGAGGAGTGTTTGATTATCGAAGGGGGAAGGCGGCTGGAAGGGGCTGTTACCGTTAAGGGAGCCAAGAATGCCGCCCTGCCGATTATGGCGGCGACCCTCCTGGCAACGGAGGATTGCACGCTTAATGGTGTGCCGAACCTCCAGGATGTAGCCACCATGGCGGCCGTTTTGCACTCCCTCGGCCTTAAAATTGAACGCCGCGCGGATACTTTATACGTAAGTCCGGCGGAGGCAATCGTGCCGGAAGTGCCTGCGGAATTGATGCGGCAGCTGCGGGCCTCCAATCTCGTCATGGGACCTCTTCTAGGCCGCTACCATTTTTTCCGTGTGCCTTATCCCGGCGGGTGCGCCATCGGTTCGCGACCCATGGACCTCCATCTCAAGGGTTTTCGGGCTTTGGGCGCGGAGGTGAGGGAAAGCCAGGGATACATCGAAGCCAGGACTGCCGGTCTTAAAGGTACGGCCGTTTACCTGGATTTTCCCAGCGTCGGCGCTACCGAAAACCTGATGATGGCGGCCGTCCTGGCTGAGGGCGTTACCATCCTCCACAATGTAGCTAAAGAGCCGGAAATCGTCGACCTGCAGAATTTTTTAAACAGCCTGGGAGCGCGGATTCAAGGCGCCGGACAGGACACCATCCGCATCGAAGGGGTCGAGAGGCTTAAAGGGAGCGTTTACACCATTATTCCCGACCGCATCGAAGCCGGAACCTTCCTGGCGGCGGCGGCCGGCACCACCGGCGACGTTTTCGTCAGCGGCTGCCGGCCGGAACACCTTATGGCCGTTTTGGCCAAACTGGACGAGATGGGGGCGAAAATCTCTCTGGAAAAAGGAGGAATCCGCCTTAAAGGTCCGCGGCGCTTAAAGGCCGTCGACTGCAAAACCCTACCTTACCCGGGTTTTCCTACCGATATGCAGCCCCAGCTTATGGCCTTGATGACCGTGGCCGAGGGAACCAGCGTCATGGTCGAGAGCATTTTTGAAAATCGTTTTAAACATGCCGCTGAATTGCGCCGTCTTGGAGCCGATATTAAAATAGAGGGACGGGTGGCAGTGATTAACGGTGTGCCGGATTTAAGCGGCGGCCCGGTGGAAGCCACCGACCTGCGGGCCGGGGCGGCCCTGGTCATTGCCGGCCTTATGGCGTCCGGTGAAACCAGGGTGGAAGGGCTTGCCCATATAGATCGGGGTTATGAGCAGCTGGAAGTCCGTCTGCGCTCCTTAGGCGCGGAAATCCGCCGCCGCAGGTTACAATCGGGTGAGAAGTAATGCCCATACCTTCTTACCCTTCCTCTGGTGGACAGGCCCTTTTTTCTGATATAATGGCAGTAAATGAGGTGGGCGGATGGTTATTCCGGCCAGTTCTCCCCGGGTTTACCGGCGGCGCCGGCAGCGGATGCGCCGATTGCTGTTTTTTTTATTCTTCGTAGTGGCCTTATTCTCTTTTATCCATTCCGGTTTTTTTAGCCTGAAAAATATTGAGTTCAGCGGAAATGTGCATATAGCAGATCAGGAACTGGAAAATTTAATGGGCGTTGCCAGGGGAATAAATCTGTGGCAGGTGGACACCAAGGTCCTGGCCCAACGCCTGGCCACCCATCCCCTGGTGGCACGGGCCGATGTCAGCCGCCGCTGGCCCCGGACCCTTATCGTTCACATTGAGGAAAGAACCGCGGCGGCCATTGTCGTTCAGGAAGGTAAATTTTTACTGATCGACGGTGGCGGCGTGGTGATGGAAATAACGTCGCATATCGGTAACCTCGAGCTCCCTCTCCTTTCCGGTCTGGGAAAGCTGGAAAACATAGGACCGGGTAAGGAGATTAACCATCCCGGCCTTCAAGCCGCCCTGACGGTCCTGCGCCAGATGCCGGCAGAAGAACTCCCACGTATCCAGGAGATAATTGCCTCATCCCCCGACAACCTTCAGCTTATCTGGACGGGTAACATCCCCGTGAAGTTCGGCGATGCCCGGGACGTGGCAGGGAAACTCGCCCGCCTTCATGAAGCCATGCAAGGCCTTGCCGGCAGGGGAACCGTGGAGTATATTGATGTTAGCTTTGCGGGGGCACCGGTGGTAAAGTTTAAGCAAGATAACAAGCGGGAGGATAAAAAATGAAAAAGATGTGGATACCGGCGGCCGGGTTGGTTCTGGGCGTTTTAATCGGCCTTTTAATTCCAGTAAGGGTGCCCGGCGTGTACAGCAAGTATATGTCGGTGGCCGTCCTGGCGGCCCTGGACTCCGTTTTTGGGGGACTGAGGGCCAGCATGGAAGACAACTTTGACAACGCCATCTTCCTCAGCGGATTTTTTTCCAATACCCTGCTGGCGGCCTTTTTGGCCTATATCGGCGACCAGCTGGGCGTTGAGCTTTATCTGGCGGCCGTTCTCGCCTTCGGCATGCGTCTGTTCCAAAACCTGGCCATTATCAGACGTCACCTGTTAAAGAAATAAGAAAATCTAACTGTAAAAAAAGGGAAAATGGAAATTGCGTTGAATTCTCTTTCATAATAAAGGGCCCGCGGAGCCTGGAGGTGCCAGATTTGCCCAGGGACAACGTAGTGGTCGGTGTGGATATAGGCACCACCAAGGTGGTTGCCGTAGTCGCAGAAGTTACCACCCAGGGGCGTCTCAACATCATCGGCCTCGGGGAAACGCCGTCAGGTGGTTTGCGCAAAGGGATAATTGTGGACATCGAAAATACGGCCAGGGCCATTGAAAAAGCGGTGGAGCAGGCCGAGCGCATGAGCGGCTGCCAAGTAACGACGGCCTTTGTCGGCCTGACGGGGCCCCATATCGGTTCTGTGAACAACCGCGGCGTGGTAGCCGTGACCGGTGAAGACGGGGAAGTGGGGCCAGAAGATGTAGAGCGTGTCCTCCAGGCGGCGCGGGTAATACCTCTGCCGTCCGACAGGCGGATCATCCACGTTCTGCCCCGGCAGTACATAGTCGACGGGTACGACGGCATTATGGATCCCATCGGTATGAGCGGTTCACGTCTGGAAGTGGAAACCCAGATCGTCACTGCGGCCGCAGCCGCCATCCAGAACACCCTCAAAAGCGTACAGCGGGCAGGTCTGCAAGTGGAGGAGCTTGTTTTGAATCCATTGGCCTCGGCCGAGGCGGTGCTCCAGCCGGCGGAAAAGGAACTGGGAACTGTGGTGGTGGACATCGGCGGCGGGACGACGGAAATTGCCGTTTTTTCTGAGGGATCCCTGTGGTATGCTTCAGTACTGCCCATCGGCAGCGAACATATCACCAGCGATCTGGCGGTGGGGCTCCGCACGCCCCTGAGCCAGGCCGAGGTTATAAAAAAAGAACACGGCTGCGTCTCAATGGAGGGAATAAATGAAAACGAGACTGTCGAGGTTCAGGTAGTGGGGGGGAAGGAGAAAAAGCGGGTTCCGAGAAAAATGCTGGCGGCCATTATCGAACCGCGAGTAGAGGAGATTTTCACCTTGGTGCGGCGGGAAATTGAAAACGCCAACTTCCAGGGACTGTTGCCGGGAGGTGTGGTACTTACCGGCGGAGGGGCTTTGCTCGAAGGAATCGCCCGGCTGGCGGGCGCAGTTTTGGCCATGCCCGTCCGCCTGGGATGGCCGGAAAACAGCGGTGGGCTGGGGGATATGGTCGCTTCACCCGCCTATGCCACGGCCGTCGGACTGGTGACCTATGGTTCAATTCGTCTGGCCCACAGCCAGGCGGCGGCAACCCGGGAGGCTTTTTGGGAAAACTTTTGGTCCCGGCTGAAGAACTGGTGGCGGGAACTTTTTTAATCAAATAAAGGGATTTATTCTAAGAACCTGTTAAAGGAGGAATTCGGGTGCTGGAATTCGAGGACGGGGATCTTAATCAGTTCGCAGTTATTAAAGTGGTGGGGGTAGGTGGCGGCGGCAGCAACGCCGTCAACCGCATGATAGCCGCCGGTCTAAGGGGAGTGGAGTTCATCAGCGTCAACACAGACGCCCAGGCCCTGCGCCTGTGCCAGGCGGAGCAGAAAATCCAGATCGGCGCCAAATTGACGAAGGGACTGGGGGCGGGGGCCAACCCCGAAATTGGGAAAAAGGCAGCGGAAGAAAGCCGGGAAGAATTGGCCCAGCGCCTTCAGGGAGCCGATATGGTCTTCGTCACCGCCGGGATGGGGGGCGGCACCGGCACCGGGGCGGCGCCGGTAGTGGCCCAGATTGCCAAGGAAGCCGGAGCCCTGACGGTAGGGGTGGTCACCAGACCTTTCAGCTTTGAAGGCCGGAAGCGGGCTAACCAGGCAGAAGCAGGCATAGCGGAATTAAAGACCAAGGTTGATACCCTGATTATTATCCCCAACGATCGGTTGCTGCAGGTGGCCGACAAACAGACGTCTATCCTGGAAGCCTTCCGGATAGCCGACGACGTCCTGCGCCAGGGCGTCCAGGGCATTTCCGACCTCATTGCCGTGCCGGGGTTAATTAATCTCGATTTTGCCGACGTTAAGACCATCATGAGCGATGCCGGTTCGGCCTTGATGGGGATCGGGCGGGCTACAGGTGAGAGGAGGGCGGTGGAGGCGGCCAAGATGGCCATTTCCAGTCCACTCCTGGAAACCTCCATCGAGGGTGCCCGGGGTGTTCTGCTAAACATCACCGGCGGCACCAACCTGGGTCTCCTTGAAGTCAACGAGGCGGCGGAAATAGTGGCAGCCGCGGCCGACCCGGAAGCAAACATAATATTCGGCGCCGTAATCGATGAAAGTTTGAAAGACGAGATTCGCGTAACCGTCATCGCCACCGGATTTGAAGCTTCGGCGGCGGCCCACAAAGAGGCGGCGGCCACAAAGGACGGTGACTTAAATATCAAGCCCTTTAATATCGACGATTTGGACATACCTGCCTTCCTGCGCCGTCGATAATCTTCGTTTGCCATTACCTGTTACCTGGACGGTAACAGGTTTTTTATTATCCAATAAATGACAAAATTTACCATAAAAAAGTTATATAATAACTTCTGGTTATGAATCTACCAGATTGCTCATATCATGGTAATAATAGCCTACCTCGGGGGAAGGGGGCTGGTGGTGCGGTGGTTTATTTAGACGTCCTGCTGGCAGTCAACCTGGTCATGGATTACTTGATACTCTGGGTAACGGCCAGGCTGGGGCAGATAGCGGCTTCCCCCTGGCGGCTTCTGGGAGGCGCGGCAATCGGGGCCGTTTATTCCCTGATGGTCCTGCTGCCCGGAGGCGAAAGGATGCATTCCTTGATCTTTAAGTTTTTATGTCCGTTTTTTATGATAGCGGCGGCCTTTTACCCCTTAAACGGTCGGCGCTATCTACAGGCCCTGGTTTACTTTTATCTCTCCGCCTTTGTTATGGGTGGAGCCATACTGGGGGCCGTTTACTTGATAAGAGGCGGTACCACAGTTCCAGCAGCGGCAGGATTGCAGCCGACGGTGACCATCGGTTACCAGTGGCTCTTTGTGGCCGCGGCTGCGGCCGTGATTTTTTCCTTCCTGGGGACCGGCTGGCTGCGCAGAAATTTCTGGCATCAGGTGCTGCGCCTGCCGGTAATTATTACCTTTAACGGCCGCCGTCGGGCTCTAAAGGCTCTGGTAGATACCGGTAACAGCCTGCGGGATCCCCTGACCCAAAGGCCGGTGATAATCGTTGAATACACGGCCTTAAAGGATATTCTTCCCCCGGAAATTATAAAACACTACAGCAACGGGGAAGAAGGGGATCTGGAGGGTCTGGTTAAATCCCTGGCCGGTTCACCCTGGGCGGCCAGGCTTCACCTTCTGCCGTATCAGTCTCTGGGGCAGAACCACGGCATGTTACTGGGCTTCAGGCCGGATGACGTTATCCTCGTCACATGCGAGGGCATGGTTAAAATAAAAGAAGTCGTAGTGGGCCTGTACAGAGAACGTTTATCCCAGGAGGGCAGCTATCGGGCCCTTTTGCATCCGGATTTGCTGCAGGTTAGTATGGGCCTCTAAAGGGGGGGGAAGAGCTCATGGTGCGTTTTATTATAACTATCAGATTTAAAATTAAAATGCTGCTTAACGACCTGGCGGCCCAGATCAAGGGGCTGGGGGAAGTATTTTACGTAGGCAGCAGCGAAGCCCTGCCGCCTCCCCTCACCAGCGACGAAGAAACGGATTTGCTCCTCAGGCTGGAGGACGGCGATGCCGACGTCAAGACGGTATTAATCGAGCGCAACCTGCGGCTTGTGGTCTACATTGCCCGCAAGTTTGAAAATACCGGCGTGGGAATTGAAGACCTGGTTTCCATCGGCACCATCGGCCTTATTAAGGCCGTCAACACCTTCGACCCCAAAAAGCGCATCAAGCTGGCTACCTATGCTTCCCGCTGTATCGAAAACGAGATTTTGATGTATTTGCGGCGAAACAATAAAACGAAGGCCGAGGTTTCCTTTGACGAGCCGTTAAATATCGACTGGGACGGTAATGAACTTTTACTCTCCGACGTCCTGGGTACCGACAATGATATCATTTATAAATCCATTGAAGAAGAAATCGATCGCAAGCTTTTGCGTATGGCCATGCGGAAACTTTCGGCCAGGGAGCGCAAGATCATGGAATTCCGCTTTGGGCTACTGGACGGCGTGGAAAAGACCCAGAAGGAGGTGGCCGACATTTTGGGCATCTCCCAGTCCTACATTTCCCGCCTGGAAAAAAGGATCCTTAAAAGATTGCGGAAAGAAATCGCCCGGATGGAGTAATATGCTTACTGGAGGTGCTGTGTCCCTCGCCGCTCAAAAGTTACGCGCCGACAGAACTACGGCTCGGTTCGGACCGCTGCTCGCCGCCTGCGGATTGCCAATGATGTTGCTCCTGGTTCCACTTGCTATTATCTTTCTATGAGACACTCATGCCACATAATAGCGGCACCAACAGAAGAATGAAAATAACGGGCTGGCATTTGTTTGGAGCGAGCGACTTGGTCCGAGCGGTTGAACAGCCTTGGCGAAGCCGAAAAGCGAGGGCGGGGCCGAGGACAGGAGGTCCGAGGCCGGCCTTTGAGGCAAGGATGCCGAATAGGCCGGGAACCCCGCCCGAGCCTGAGGCTGAGCCTTAGGCTGATCCGCGAGGGCCATGGAGCGAGCGAAAACAATGCCAGCCTGGAGAGAAGTAATTTTCAGGGTAAAACACCCTTTCTTTCTAAAAAGGGCGCGCTCAGGCGTGCCTTAAGCTGCGGCAGCGGTAACCTCACCTCGCCTGTTCTGTTCCCGGCGCTCCACTAATCGCGGCTCCGGGACACAGCACCTCCACTTTATCAATAGCAACGAGGTTTTACGGGAGCTTAAACGGCTCCTTTTATTTTTTGCCCTTTTACGGGCGGTATAAAAGCCGGTAGGCATGGTAATAATTATCCCAGAGCCACCGTCGGGAGGTTTCTCGCCAGTGATGCTTAATAAAGTAGAGATTTGCGGTGTGAATACCTCCAAGCTACCTTTGCTGACCAGCGAAGAAATGCGGGCCCTTTTTGAGGCCATGCACAGGGGAGAACCGGAGGCCCGCGAGAAGCTCATCAAAGGCAACCTGCGCCTGGTCTTGAGCGTAATCCAGCGTTTTACCAACCGCGGCGAGTATGTCGACGATCTGTTCCAGGTAGGCTGTATCGGGTTAATGAAGGCCATTGACAACTTCGATTTAAGCCAGAACGTCAAGTTTTCTACTTACGCTGTGCCCATGATCATCGGCGAGATACGGCGCTACCTGCGAGATAACAACCCCATCAGGGTAAGCCGTTCCTTACGGGATATAGCTTACAAGGCCCTGCAGGTGCGGGACGCCCTGGTCAACAAGCTGTCACG belongs to Moorella humiferrea and includes:
- the murC gene encoding UDP-N-acetylmuramate--L-alanine ligase; the encoded protein is MRLNWIKDKPRPAGGVSIGRTVPGTLRGSGAYDADVAAGREDLTGKEMKVLIVRGWTHFVGIAGVGMSGLAQLLLNQGYRVSGSDPKENHFTKQLEAQGAVIYHDHEEGNIKPGVTEVVVSSAVPPHNPEVTAARKLGLPVIKRGELLARLFNERQGIAVAGAHGKTTTSAMTALILKEAGLDPAAVIGAYIREFNGNALTGRGPYFVAEADESDGSFLWLKPEIAVVTNIEGDHLDHYGTLERIVEAFAAFLDRVRPNGKAVICSDDRRAAVLAAGRRGVITYGFNPEADFRAGQVTLQGLESRALVYYRDEPLGELHLKVPGRHNVLNALGAVAAAHCLQVPFDVAARALAAFRGAGRRFEILWDDGYIRVVDDYAHHPTEVEATLAAAAQMGATRVIAVFQPHRYTRTYHLYREFGRAFSRADVVVINDIYAAGELPLDGVSSRLIVDAIRGNGHPEVYYLPTLEETLVFLKKTCTSGDLILTMGAGDVWQVGVRLADFLARKEDFNGVGVRRCI
- the murB gene encoding UDP-N-acetylmuramate dehydrogenase, encoding MHLAALAKELQRGLKEQVRINEPLARYTTWRIGGPADLFVRPARDEEFDFCLDFARQKGLPLHIMGNGSNLLVRDGGVRGLVLQTGAWRRVMVQDRYIKACAGAMLPPLLALAVRQGLSGLEFAAGIPATVGGALVMNAGTPEGSIGDVVREVEVITATGRRCLKREEITFGYRSCSLRGAGVVLTVHLALAPADPPLIKERVRANIARRRARQPLEWPNAGSVFKNPPGLYAGRLIELVGAKGWQVGDAQVSSKHANFIVNLGRATAADVLELIARVQEAVARNFGINLEMEIEVWGEGL
- the murA gene encoding UDP-N-acetylglucosamine 1-carboxyvinyltransferase, translated to MEECLIIEGGRRLEGAVTVKGAKNAALPIMAATLLATEDCTLNGVPNLQDVATMAAVLHSLGLKIERRADTLYVSPAEAIVPEVPAELMRQLRASNLVMGPLLGRYHFFRVPYPGGCAIGSRPMDLHLKGFRALGAEVRESQGYIEARTAGLKGTAVYLDFPSVGATENLMMAAVLAEGVTILHNVAKEPEIVDLQNFLNSLGARIQGAGQDTIRIEGVERLKGSVYTIIPDRIEAGTFLAAAAGTTGDVFVSGCRPEHLMAVLAKLDEMGAKISLEKGGIRLKGPRRLKAVDCKTLPYPGFPTDMQPQLMALMTVAEGTSVMVESIFENRFKHAAELRRLGADIKIEGRVAVINGVPDLSGGPVEATDLRAGAALVIAGLMASGETRVEGLAHIDRGYEQLEVRLRSLGAEIRRRRLQSGEK
- a CDS encoding cell division protein FtsQ/DivIB; this encodes MVIPASSPRVYRRRRQRMRRLLFFLFFVVALFSFIHSGFFSLKNIEFSGNVHIADQELENLMGVARGINLWQVDTKVLAQRLATHPLVARADVSRRWPRTLIVHIEERTAAAIVVQEGKFLLIDGGGVVMEITSHIGNLELPLLSGLGKLENIGPGKEINHPGLQAALTVLRQMPAEELPRIQEIIASSPDNLQLIWTGNIPVKFGDARDVAGKLARLHEAMQGLAGRGTVEYIDVSFAGAPVVKFKQDNKREDKK
- a CDS encoding DUF1290 domain-containing protein gives rise to the protein MWIPAAGLVLGVLIGLLIPVRVPGVYSKYMSVAVLAALDSVFGGLRASMEDNFDNAIFLSGFFSNTLLAAFLAYIGDQLGVELYLAAVLAFGMRLFQNLAIIRRHLLKK
- the ftsA gene encoding cell division protein FtsA gives rise to the protein MPDLPRDNVVVGVDIGTTKVVAVVAEVTTQGRLNIIGLGETPSGGLRKGIIVDIENTARAIEKAVEQAERMSGCQVTTAFVGLTGPHIGSVNNRGVVAVTGEDGEVGPEDVERVLQAARVIPLPSDRRIIHVLPRQYIVDGYDGIMDPIGMSGSRLEVETQIVTAAAAAIQNTLKSVQRAGLQVEELVLNPLASAEAVLQPAEKELGTVVVDIGGGTTEIAVFSEGSLWYASVLPIGSEHITSDLAVGLRTPLSQAEVIKKEHGCVSMEGINENETVEVQVVGGKEKKRVPRKMLAAIIEPRVEEIFTLVRREIENANFQGLLPGGVVLTGGGALLEGIARLAGAVLAMPVRLGWPENSGGLGDMVASPAYATAVGLVTYGSIRLAHSQAAATREAFWENFWSRLKNWWRELF
- the ftsZ gene encoding cell division protein FtsZ — encoded protein: MLEFEDGDLNQFAVIKVVGVGGGGSNAVNRMIAAGLRGVEFISVNTDAQALRLCQAEQKIQIGAKLTKGLGAGANPEIGKKAAEESREELAQRLQGADMVFVTAGMGGGTGTGAAPVVAQIAKEAGALTVGVVTRPFSFEGRKRANQAEAGIAELKTKVDTLIIIPNDRLLQVADKQTSILEAFRIADDVLRQGVQGISDLIAVPGLINLDFADVKTIMSDAGSALMGIGRATGERRAVEAAKMAISSPLLETSIEGARGVLLNITGGTNLGLLEVNEAAEIVAAAADPEANIIFGAVIDESLKDEIRVTVIATGFEASAAAHKEAAATKDGDLNIKPFNIDDLDIPAFLRRR
- the spoIIGA gene encoding sigma-E processing peptidase SpoIIGA gives rise to the protein MVYLDVLLAVNLVMDYLILWVTARLGQIAASPWRLLGGAAIGAVYSLMVLLPGGERMHSLIFKFLCPFFMIAAAFYPLNGRRYLQALVYFYLSAFVMGGAILGAVYLIRGGTTVPAAAGLQPTVTIGYQWLFVAAAAAVIFSFLGTGWLRRNFWHQVLRLPVIITFNGRRRALKALVDTGNSLRDPLTQRPVIIVEYTALKDILPPEIIKHYSNGEEGDLEGLVKSLAGSPWAARLHLLPYQSLGQNHGMLLGFRPDDVILVTCEGMVKIKEVVVGLYRERLSQEGSYRALLHPDLLQVSMGL
- the sigE gene encoding RNA polymerase sporulation sigma factor SigE, with translation MLLNDLAAQIKGLGEVFYVGSSEALPPPLTSDEETDLLLRLEDGDADVKTVLIERNLRLVVYIARKFENTGVGIEDLVSIGTIGLIKAVNTFDPKKRIKLATYASRCIENEILMYLRRNNKTKAEVSFDEPLNIDWDGNELLLSDVLGTDNDIIYKSIEEEIDRKLLRMAMRKLSARERKIMEFRFGLLDGVEKTQKEVADILGISQSYISRLEKRILKRLRKEIARME
- the sigG gene encoding RNA polymerase sporulation sigma factor SigG, with translation MLNKVEICGVNTSKLPLLTSEEMRALFEAMHRGEPEAREKLIKGNLRLVLSVIQRFTNRGEYVDDLFQVGCIGLMKAIDNFDLSQNVKFSTYAVPMIIGEIRRYLRDNNPIRVSRSLRDIAYKALQVRDALVNKLSREPTVAEIAKEINLPQEEVIFALDAIQEPVSLFEPIYHDGGDPIYVMDQIGDDKNQDGSWLEGIAIREALNKLTPRERLILSLRFFEGKTQMEVADEIGISQAQVSRLEKAALQHMRKYI